The Thiovulum sp. ES genome window below encodes:
- a CDS encoding KilA-N domain-containing protein (PFAM: KilA-N domain): MSDFSDNFQEIFSIFLAIKITLSSKDNVSKSSTKLGDCEAICSNYLYINATQTAKYFGKLPADWLKTKETKLYIKALISHYDNIHNGDLVVVRKGGNDKSLTGTWIHKKLIITFARWLSPEFAVWCDFQIEEILSQKTVNLSRKEEVETQLVGLEFSFKHLRPSEASKIGMTKTLFTQIGLNTSYLPKYSDEEHTYSAKALLEKFGVKISVNK; encoded by the coding sequence TTGTCGGATTTCTCCGACAATTTTCAAGAAATATTCTCTATTTTTCTTGCAATAAAAATTACCCTATCCTCAAAAGATAATGTTTCTAAAAGCTCCACAAAATTAGGGGATTGCGAAGCCATTTGTTCAAATTATTTATACATTAATGCAACTCAAACTGCAAAATATTTTGGAAAGCTTCCTGCTGATTGGCTTAAAACCAAAGAGACAAAATTATATATCAAAGCATTGATTTCCCATTATGACAATATTCATAATGGTGATTTGGTGGTAGTTCGTAAGGGTGGAAATGATAAATCTCTTACAGGAACTTGGATTCATAAAAAGCTGATTATTACATTTGCTCGTTGGCTCTCTCCAGAATTTGCTGTTTGGTGTGATTTTCAAATTGAAGAGATTCTTTCTCAAAAAACTGTAAATCTTTCTCGGAAAGAAGAAGTTGAAACTCAATTAGTTGGTTTAGAATTCTCTTTTAAGCATTTGCGACCAAGTGAAGCTTCTAAAATTGGAATGACAAAAACTCTTTTCACTCAAATCGGTCTCAACACTTCATATTTGCCGAAATATTCTGATGAAGAACACACATATTCTGCCAAAGCTCTTTTAGAAAAATTTGGAGTAAAAATCTCTGTAAACAAATGA